The genomic segment GAGCTGGCGCCCGGCGTGCAGATCAAGGTTCACAGCCAGGCGATCCTGCGCATCGTGAACCCCACCGTCGGCGCCGTCTCCGAGGACGAGTACCTCGCCGCCGAAGAGAGCCACGCCGAGTACGCCGAGGGCGTCGCGAACGGTGACATCAGCTCGATCAGCGACGACCAGGCCGCCGCCGGCAACACCAAGGCCGACCCCGACACCGAGTCCGGCACCAAGTCGCAGGGCTGACGCCCCTCCTCCGCCCGTTCGGGCATCCAAGAAAGCAGACACGTGGCGACATCCACTCCCGTCCGGCATGCGTGGCGCGCGCTGACCGGCCTCCTCGCCATCACGGCCCTCCTGTTCGGAATCAACGCCCTCGGCGTGTACGTGTTCGGACAGAGCTCGTGGACCCCCGCCCTGGCGCTGGACCTGCAGGGCGGCACGCAGATCGTCCTCGAGGCCCAGACCGAGGACGGGGCCGACCCGTCGGCCGAGCAGATGGAGCAGGCGGTCACGATCATCCGCCAGCGCGTCGACGCCTCGGGCGTCGGCGAGGCCGAGGTGACGACGCAGGCGGGCAACCAGATCGTCGTGCAGATCCCCGGTCAGGCCGACGAGGAGACGCGCAACCGGATCGAGGCCTCCGCGCAGCTGCAGCTGCGCGCGGTGCTGTTCGCGGGCGACCCCGCCACCGAGTTCGTCGGCGAGGACGGCAACGCCACGCCGTACCCCACACCCGACCCCTCGCTGCAGGCGACCCCGACGACGTCGCCGACCAACGGCAGCGACACGGCGTGGATCACGCCCGCGCTGCAGGCGGAGTTCCTCGCATACGACTGCTCCGACCCCGCCAACGACCCGGCCTCCGCTCCCGCCGACGAGCCGCTCATCACGTGTGATGCCGACCGGACCGTCAAGTACATCCTCGGGCCGGTCGAGCTGGACGGCTCGTCGATCGACGATGCGACGTTCGGCCTGCAGCAGCAGAACGGACTCTGGGCGGTCAACCTTCAGTTCGACGGCGAGGGCACCGGGACGTTCGGCGAGATCAGCCAGCGCCTGTACGGCGCGGAGCCGCCGCTGAACCAGTTCGCCTTCGTGCTGGACGGCTACGTGCTGTCGGCCCCCTCCATGAACGGCGTGATCACCGACGGCAAGCCGAGCATCACCGGCAGCTTCACGCAGG from the Microbacterium atlanticum genome contains:
- a CDS encoding preprotein translocase subunit YajC — its product is MDLASFLSNYGLIILLAGLLVFMFWSSRRRMQKQKLEQEEKARQTVPGAEVLLQGGLYGTIVSYDADNLDQPAIVELAPGVQIKVHSQAILRIVNPTVGAVSEDEYLAAEESHAEYAEGVANGDISSISDDQAAAGNTKADPDTESGTKSQG
- the secD gene encoding protein translocase subunit SecD, with the translated sequence MATSTPVRHAWRALTGLLAITALLFGINALGVYVFGQSSWTPALALDLQGGTQIVLEAQTEDGADPSAEQMEQAVTIIRQRVDASGVGEAEVTTQAGNQIVVQIPGQADEETRNRIEASAQLQLRAVLFAGDPATEFVGEDGNATPYPTPDPSLQATPTTSPTNGSDTAWITPALQAEFLAYDCSDPANDPASAPADEPLITCDADRTVKYILGPVELDGSSIDDATFGLQQQNGLWAVNLQFDGEGTGTFGEISQRLYGAEPPLNQFAFVLDGYVLSAPSMNGVITDGKPSITGSFTQETAKVLADQLKYGALPLSFTVESSNSISATLGSQQLQIGLIAGLIGLALVALYSLIVYRALGFIIIASLAVMAVLTYITLCILAWRMGFRLSLAGVAGLIVTIGFTADSFIVYFERIRDELRDGKSITAAVEDGWGRAKRTIYISKSINILAAVVLYILADSTVKGFAFTLGLTTAIDVLIFILFTHPVLQLLARTRFFGSGHPLSGLDPTALGAVYRGRAQFREPVPAAGAAGRRTVKARGEAARRQTIAERKQAELAAADSRPGTTVKEGDD